The following coding sequences are from one Saccopteryx bilineata isolate mSacBil1 chromosome 3, mSacBil1_pri_phased_curated, whole genome shotgun sequence window:
- the SNRNP48 gene encoding U11/U12 small nuclear ribonucleoprotein 48 kDa protein, producing MDAEPPPVEERRRLQEELTEFVESCCRTLEEVTASLGWSLDRLDPGKEAAAAEDEVVICPYDSNHHMPKSSLAKHMVSCRLRKQGYTKEEEDKMYNSEFFYENVKIPSITLNKDSQFQIIKQTRTAVGKDGDCYNQRVYSSLPVEVPLNHKRFVCDLTQADRLALYDFIVEETKRKRSDSQIENDSDLFVDLAAKVNQDNSRKSPKSYLEILAEVRDYKRRRQSYRAKNVHITKKSYTEVIRDVINVHMEELSNHWQEEQGKAVDDAEKNEERRSASVDSRQSCGSYLDAECSQHRRDRSRSPHKRKRNKDKNWDSRRRKDRDEERHHSHKRRKQKV from the exons ATGGATGCTGAACCTCCTCCGGTGGAGGAACGGCGgcggctgcaggaggagctgaCCGAGTTCGTGGAGAGCTGCTGTCGGACTCTGGAGGAGGTGACGGCGTCCCTGGGCTGGAGCCTGGATCGGCTGGACCCCGGAaaggaggcggcggcggcagaG GATGAAGTTGTGATATGCCCTTATGATTCCAATCATCACATGCCTAAATCGTCTTTAGCAAAGCACATGGTATCGTGTAGATTGAGGAAACAGGGCTACACCAAAGAAGAAGAG GATAAAATGTATAATTCTGAATTTTTCTATGAGAATGTGAAGATACCCTCAATCACTTTGA ATAAGGACTCACAATTCCAGATAATTAAACAGACTAGAACTGCAGTTGGAAAAGATGGTGATTGTTATAATCAAA ggGTTTATTCTTCACTACCTGTTGAAGTTCCTCTGAATCACAAACGGTTCGTTTGTGATCTGACCCAAGCCGATCGTCTTGCCCTCTATGACTTTATAGTtgaggagacaaagagaaagcGCTCTGATTCTCAGATAGAAAATGACAGTGATCTCTTTGTAGACTTGGCTGCAAAAGTCAATCAAG ATAATAGTCGAAAAAGTCCAAAATCTTACCTTGAAATTCTGGCAGAAGTGAGGGATTATAAAAGAAGACGCCAGTCCTATAGAGCTAAGAATGTTCACATAACCAAGAAGTCATATACTGAG GTGATTCGGGATGTGATAAATGTGCACATGGAAGAGCTCAGTAATCACTGGCAGGAGGAGCAGGGAAAAGCAGTGGATGATGCTGAGAA GAATGAGGAAAGGCGATCAGCTTCAGTTGATTCCCGGCAGTCTTGTGGAAGCTATTTGGATGCTGAGTGTTCACAACACAGAAGGGATCGGAGTAGGAGCCCCCATAaacgaaaaagaaataaagataaaaactggGACTCAAGAAGAAGGAAAGATAG GGATGAAGAAAGACATCATAGtcataaaagaagaaagcaaaaagtATAA